From Vallitalea longa, one genomic window encodes:
- a CDS encoding stage V sporulation protein AB gives MIINYLLLIIIGFGGGVIIAGGVFAFIAIIGIVPRLAQKTSTQKYIWVYEDAIVFGGIFGTLVMISDFQIPLGNIGAIIYGFFSGIFIGCLAVSLAEVLDVVPILTRRLNIKVGMAYFIVTLAIGKLVGSLVYFIIPGFYTLKK, from the coding sequence GTGATAATAAATTACTTGTTATTAATAATAATAGGATTCGGTGGTGGAGTGATTATTGCAGGAGGTGTATTTGCTTTTATAGCTATTATTGGGATAGTTCCAAGATTAGCTCAAAAGACATCAACACAAAAATACATTTGGGTTTATGAGGATGCCATTGTTTTTGGAGGTATCTTCGGTACGTTAGTTATGATTTCAGATTTTCAAATACCATTAGGGAATATTGGAGCTATAATATATGGCTTTTTCTCAGGTATATTTATAGGATGTTTAGCGGTCTCTTTAGCAGAAGTATTAGATGTAGTACCTATTTTGACAAGAAGGCTCAATATAAAAGTAGGAATGGCTTATTTTATAGTAACACTAGCTATTGGTAAGTTAGTAGGTTCATTAGTTTACTTTATTATACCTGGTTTCTATACTTTGAAGAAATAG
- a CDS encoding bifunctional folylpolyglutamate synthase/dihydrofolate synthase, producing MNYKEACKYILNIPKFGKKSGLENIKILLDLLDNPQKELKFIHVAGTNGKGSVCTMLSYILCEHGYKTGLFTSPHLINMNERIKINNIDIDNEDFINALVQVKNKIEYMVEQGYNHPTFFEVLVAMAFVYYNNNNVEYVILETGLGGRLDSTNIIENPVVSVITSIGYDHIAILGNTIEEIAREKAGIIKHGRPTVLYYDKKEVFNTISIECSNKKSKLYSYNDFNYGILKRTKKNIDFSINNKYYNYNEVYLNTIANYQIINISIALTTVEVLINEGIDLNRKSILQALKKFTWPGRMEYVMDNMLIDGAHNVQGIRMFVKDINNLYKNTELSILYTSLKDKPYKEMISELKKCNNINRMILTQMNSDRATDANLLGEYCKEIGFKDIYTITDIDDAVEYAISLSNEGRMVCCIGSLYLVGYIKSKMKEEAQYD from the coding sequence TTGAACTATAAAGAAGCATGCAAATATATACTTAATATACCGAAATTCGGTAAAAAATCAGGCTTAGAGAACATAAAGATTTTACTTGATTTATTAGACAACCCCCAAAAAGAACTAAAATTCATACACGTAGCTGGTACAAACGGAAAAGGTTCTGTATGCACCATGTTATCATATATACTATGTGAGCATGGCTATAAAACAGGTCTGTTTACTTCTCCACACCTGATAAATATGAACGAAAGAATAAAAATAAATAATATAGACATAGATAACGAAGATTTTATAAATGCATTAGTTCAAGTAAAAAATAAAATTGAATATATGGTTGAACAAGGATATAATCATCCCACTTTTTTTGAAGTATTAGTAGCTATGGCATTTGTTTATTATAATAATAATAATGTTGAATATGTAATTCTAGAGACAGGACTTGGAGGCAGACTTGATTCAACTAATATAATTGAAAATCCTGTAGTATCAGTAATTACATCCATCGGATATGACCATATTGCAATCCTTGGAAATACAATAGAAGAAATAGCAAGAGAAAAAGCAGGAATAATAAAACATGGTAGACCTACAGTGCTCTATTATGACAAAAAAGAAGTTTTTAATACAATTAGTATAGAATGTAGCAATAAAAAATCTAAATTATACAGTTATAATGATTTTAACTATGGTATTTTAAAAAGAACCAAGAAAAACATTGATTTTTCTATAAATAACAAGTATTATAATTATAATGAGGTTTATTTAAATACAATAGCTAATTACCAAATTATTAATATTTCTATTGCACTTACAACTGTTGAAGTATTAATTAATGAAGGTATCGATCTAAATAGAAAATCTATATTGCAAGCTCTTAAAAAATTCACATGGCCAGGTAGAATGGAATATGTAATGGATAATATGTTAATAGATGGAGCACATAATGTCCAAGGTATTCGCATGTTTGTTAAGGATATTAATAATTTGTATAAGAATACGGAACTTAGTATATTATATACAAGTCTGAAAGATAAACCTTACAAAGAAATGATTAGTGAACTGAAAAAATGTAATAATATAAATAGGATGATTTTAACTCAGATGAATAGTGATAGAGCAACAGATGCAAATTTATTAGGAGAATACTGTAAAGAAATAGGATTCAAAGATATTTATACTATCACTGACATAGATGATGCTGTAGAATATGCAATTTCGTTAAGTAATGAGGGTAGAATGGTTTGCTGTATCGGTTCACTATATCTAGTGGGTTACATTAAAAGCAAGATGAAAGAGGAGGCTCAATATGATTAA
- the spoVAC gene encoding stage V sporulation protein AC yields the protein MDNIKEQQKDFQELVEKSSPKPSLIKNCIWAFMVGGSICCIGQGITDSLMHFAKLPKDTASTFTSIILVFLGALLTGLDIYDSIGKRAGAGSIVPITGFANSIVSPAIEYKNEGYVFGVGAKIFTIAGPVILYGMLSSVIVGLIYYMVGAG from the coding sequence ATGGATAATATTAAAGAACAACAAAAAGATTTTCAAGAATTAGTTGAGAAATCTTCACCTAAACCAAGTTTAATAAAAAATTGTATTTGGGCGTTTATGGTAGGTGGTAGTATTTGTTGCATAGGTCAAGGAATCACTGATAGCCTAATGCATTTTGCAAAACTTCCAAAAGATACTGCATCAACTTTTACAAGTATTATATTGGTATTTTTAGGAGCATTGTTAACAGGGCTGGATATATATGATAGTATCGGAAAAAGAGCAGGAGCAGGTTCTATAGTACCAATAACAGGGTTTGCCAATTCTATTGTTTCACCAGCTATAGAGTATAAAAATGAAGGATATGTATTTGGTGTGGGTGCAAAAATCTTTACAATAGCAGGTCCCGTCATATTATACGGTATGCTGTCTTCTGTTATTGTAGGTTTAATCTATTATATGGTAGGTGCTGGTTAA
- a CDS encoding valine--tRNA ligase: MGKNLDKTYDPSKVEGKLYSKWMDKKYFHAEVDKTKDPFSIVIPPPNITGQLHMGHALDNTMQDILIRFKRMQGYSTLWQPGTDHASIATEVKIVKKMAEEGITKEDIGRDKFLEKAWQWKEEYGGVIVDQLKKLGSSCDWDRERFTLDDGLSKAVEEVFIKYYNKGYIYKGSKLVNWCPVCQTTISEAEVEHEEKSGHFWHIKYPIVGTEDFVEIATTRPETMLGDTAVAVHPDDERYQDLIGKKVILPLVNKEIPIVADKYVDMEFGTGVVKITPAHDPNDFEVGLRHNLAQINVMNDDGSINENGGKYQGLDRYEARKQMVKDLDEQGLLVKVKDHTHSVGMHDRCKSVIEPMIKQQWFVKMEELAKPAIRALKSGELKFVPERYGKIYLHWLENIRDWCISRQLWWGHRIPAYYCEDCGEIIVSKEAPTKCTKCSGTNIHQDEDTLDTWFSSALWPFSTLGWPENTDELKYFFPTNVLVTGYDIIFFWVVRMVFSSMEFMGQVPFDTVLIHGLVRDSQGRKMSKSLGNGIDPLKVIEQYGSDALRLTLMTGNAPGNDMRYYDEKVEASRNFANKIWNASRFILMNLENIEEREVAIDELTPADRWILSKANTLVKDVTENMEKYELGIAVAKLYDFIWEEFCDWYIEMVKPRLYNDDDDTKAAALWTLKKVLITSLKLLHPYMPFITEEIFTFIQDKEESIMVSDWPEYKEEYNFQTEETEIELIKQAVRSIRNVRAQMNVPPSKKAKVFVVSEKEEIRNTFEKGKVFFQTLAYANEVLIQADKENIADDAVSTVIEGATIFMPFAELVDIEKEIERLKAEEKKLQSELDRVNKKLANEKFISKAPEKVVNEEKAKLEKYSSMMKQVKERLSNLSTK, encoded by the coding sequence ATGGGTAAGAATTTAGATAAAACTTATGACCCTTCAAAAGTAGAGGGAAAATTATATTCAAAGTGGATGGATAAGAAATATTTTCACGCAGAAGTTGATAAAACCAAGGATCCATTTTCAATTGTGATACCACCACCAAATATTACAGGGCAGCTACATATGGGACATGCCTTAGACAATACTATGCAAGATATTCTGATCAGATTTAAAAGAATGCAAGGATACAGTACATTATGGCAACCAGGAACTGATCATGCAAGTATAGCTACAGAAGTAAAGATAGTCAAGAAAATGGCTGAAGAAGGAATTACTAAAGAGGATATAGGAAGAGATAAATTTTTAGAAAAAGCATGGCAATGGAAAGAAGAATATGGTGGAGTAATTGTAGATCAGCTTAAGAAATTAGGATCATCTTGTGATTGGGACAGAGAAAGATTCACACTTGATGATGGTCTATCAAAAGCTGTTGAAGAAGTATTTATTAAATATTATAACAAGGGATATATATACAAAGGTTCCAAGTTAGTCAACTGGTGTCCAGTATGTCAAACAACCATATCAGAAGCTGAAGTAGAACATGAAGAGAAAAGCGGCCATTTCTGGCATATTAAGTATCCAATCGTTGGAACTGAAGATTTTGTTGAGATAGCTACTACAAGACCTGAAACAATGCTTGGAGATACAGCAGTAGCGGTTCATCCAGATGATGAACGTTATCAAGACCTTATAGGTAAAAAAGTTATTTTACCACTTGTTAACAAAGAAATACCAATTGTAGCTGATAAGTATGTTGATATGGAATTCGGAACAGGTGTAGTTAAGATTACACCAGCTCATGACCCTAATGATTTTGAAGTCGGATTAAGACATAATCTTGCACAGATCAATGTTATGAATGATGATGGTTCCATCAATGAAAACGGAGGTAAATATCAAGGACTTGACAGATATGAAGCAAGAAAACAAATGGTAAAAGACCTTGATGAGCAAGGACTTCTAGTTAAGGTAAAAGATCACACTCACAGTGTTGGAATGCATGATAGATGTAAAAGCGTTATAGAACCAATGATAAAGCAACAATGGTTTGTTAAGATGGAAGAATTAGCAAAACCAGCCATAAGAGCGTTAAAATCAGGTGAATTGAAGTTCGTACCAGAAAGATATGGCAAAATATATCTTCATTGGTTAGAAAATATAAGAGATTGGTGTATATCTAGACAACTATGGTGGGGACATCGTATACCAGCTTACTATTGCGAAGACTGTGGGGAAATCATTGTAAGTAAAGAAGCCCCAACAAAATGTACTAAATGTTCAGGAACCAATATCCATCAGGATGAAGACACACTTGATACATGGTTCAGTTCAGCATTATGGCCTTTCTCCACATTAGGATGGCCAGAGAATACAGATGAATTGAAATATTTCTTCCCAACCAATGTATTGGTGACAGGATATGATATTATATTCTTCTGGGTAGTTAGAATGGTATTCTCATCAATGGAATTCATGGGTCAGGTACCATTTGATACAGTATTGATTCATGGACTAGTAAGAGACTCACAAGGTAGAAAGATGAGTAAATCACTTGGTAATGGAATCGATCCATTAAAAGTAATTGAACAATACGGTTCAGATGCCCTTAGATTAACATTAATGACAGGTAATGCTCCAGGAAATGATATGCGTTATTATGATGAAAAAGTTGAAGCAAGTAGAAACTTTGCCAATAAAATCTGGAATGCATCAAGATTTATTCTAATGAACCTAGAAAACATTGAAGAACGTGAAGTAGCAATTGATGAATTGACACCAGCAGATAGATGGATTTTATCTAAGGCTAACACATTAGTAAAAGATGTAACTGAAAACATGGAGAAATACGAACTTGGAATTGCTGTAGCCAAATTATATGACTTCATATGGGAAGAATTCTGTGACTGGTATATTGAAATGGTAAAACCACGATTATATAATGATGATGACGATACAAAAGCAGCTGCATTATGGACACTAAAGAAAGTATTAATAACATCATTAAAGTTATTACATCCATATATGCCATTTATCACAGAAGAAATATTTACATTCATACAAGATAAAGAAGAATCAATAATGGTATCTGACTGGCCTGAATATAAAGAAGAATACAACTTCCAAACAGAAGAAACAGAAATCGAATTAATCAAGCAGGCGGTTAGAAGCATCAGAAATGTAAGAGCTCAGATGAATGTACCACCATCCAAAAAAGCAAAAGTTTTCGTTGTATCAGAAAAAGAAGAAATACGAAATACATTCGAAAAAGGTAAAGTATTCTTCCAAACCCTTGCATATGCAAATGAAGTCCTTATACAAGCCGATAAGGAAAACATTGCTGATGACGCAGTATCAACGGTTATTGAGGGAGCAACTATATTCATGCCATTTGCAGAATTAGTAGATATCGAAAAAGAAATAGAAAGATTGAAAGCTGAAGAAAAGAAACTTCAAAGTGAATTAGACCGTGTAAATAAAAAATTAGCCAATGAAAAATTCATTAGCAAAGCACCAGAAAAAGTAGTTAATGAAGAAAAAGCAAAACTTGAGAAATATTCCAGCATGATGAAACAAGTAAAAGAGAGATTAAGTAATCTATCTACCAAATAA
- the spoIIAB gene encoding anti-sigma F factor — protein MKYENEMKIEFSSKSQNESFARIVIASFVAQLDPTLEELSDIKTAVSEAVTNSIIHGYEDYEGKVHMYCKITDNKVYIEIKDFGKGIMDINKAREPLFTSKPELERSGMGFTVMETFMDEVEIESKVGVGSKIIMRKKLKSLEKL, from the coding sequence ATGAAGTACGAAAATGAAATGAAAATTGAGTTTAGTAGTAAGTCGCAAAATGAATCATTTGCTAGGATTGTTATAGCGTCTTTCGTGGCTCAACTTGATCCGACACTTGAAGAATTATCGGATATTAAGACTGCTGTATCAGAAGCTGTTACCAATTCAATTATACATGGATATGAAGATTACGAAGGAAAAGTTCATATGTATTGCAAAATAACTGATAATAAAGTATATATTGAAATAAAAGATTTTGGTAAAGGTATTATGGATATTAATAAAGCTCGTGAACCATTATTTACTTCAAAACCTGAATTAGAACGTTCGGGAATGGGATTTACAGTTATGGAAACATTTATGGATGAAGTAGAAATAGAATCCAAAGTAGGTGTAGGGTCAAAAATAATCATGAGGAAAAAGCTTAAAAGTTTAGAAAAGCTTTGA
- the spoIIAA gene encoding anti-sigma F factor antagonist, whose translation MSTQCKIIKRNLVVNVSEELDHHNAEIIREKIDKLILNHNIKCVIFDFSNTNFMDSSGIGVIMGRYKNIKNMGGNVVVTNVNPRMDRIFKLSGLYRIINSYANVDKALKHSNIS comes from the coding sequence GTGTCTACCCAATGTAAAATAATCAAGAGAAATCTAGTTGTAAATGTATCAGAAGAACTTGACCATCATAATGCAGAAATAATTAGAGAAAAAATTGATAAACTTATACTAAATCACAACATAAAATGTGTGATATTTGATTTTTCCAATACTAACTTTATGGATAGTTCTGGGATAGGAGTTATCATGGGAAGATATAAAAATATTAAAAATATGGGGGGAAATGTGGTTGTTACCAATGTGAATCCTAGGATGGATAGAATTTTTAAGTTATCAGGATTGTATAGAATTATTAATAGCTATGCAAATGTAGATAAAGCACTTAAACATTCTAATATAAGTTAA
- the spoVAD gene encoding stage V sporulation protein AD: MGTQLGEQTIAFDRPPTIIGYGNIVGPKEGDGLLKDYFDKILEDTLWGEESWEKAESKILNAAINLAIDNAKVPKNDIRYIFAGDLLNQLTASTFAIRDLKKAYFGLYGACSTMGESLVLASMTVEGGFADYCVAATSSHFCGAEKQFRFPLEFGNQRPLTATYTVTGSGAVVIGNTGSGPKITHVTPGRIVDLGIKDAMNMGAAMAPAAADTIITHFKDTGRSADDYDLIITGDLGIVGKKLNRELVNKQGYDLSDNYTDCGIEIFDGDKQDTHAGGSGCGCSAVTLTGYILKEMAKGTFNRVLFIPTGALLSQSSSFQGESIPGIAHAVAIENSQE; encoded by the coding sequence ATGGGTACTCAACTAGGAGAGCAAACAATAGCTTTTGATAGACCGCCTACTATTATAGGATATGGTAATATAGTTGGTCCAAAAGAAGGCGATGGGTTATTAAAAGATTATTTTGATAAAATATTAGAAGATACTTTGTGGGGAGAAGAATCATGGGAAAAAGCTGAGAGCAAGATATTAAATGCAGCTATTAATTTAGCGATTGATAATGCTAAAGTTCCTAAAAACGATATAAGGTATATTTTTGCAGGAGATCTATTGAATCAATTGACAGCTAGTACTTTTGCTATTAGAGACTTGAAAAAAGCATATTTTGGTTTATATGGTGCCTGTTCGACAATGGGAGAATCTTTAGTACTTGCGTCTATGACTGTTGAAGGTGGATTTGCAGATTATTGTGTGGCTGCTACATCCAGCCATTTTTGTGGTGCTGAGAAACAATTTAGGTTTCCTCTGGAATTTGGTAATCAAAGACCTTTGACGGCAACTTATACGGTAACAGGTAGTGGTGCAGTTGTTATTGGTAATACTGGAAGTGGACCAAAGATTACACATGTTACACCAGGTAGAATCGTGGATCTTGGAATTAAAGATGCTATGAATATGGGTGCAGCTATGGCACCAGCAGCAGCAGATACGATTATTACCCACTTTAAAGATACAGGCAGAAGTGCAGATGATTATGATTTGATAATAACTGGTGATTTGGGGATTGTAGGCAAAAAGTTGAATAGAGAGTTGGTAAATAAACAGGGATATGATTTATCAGATAACTATACAGACTGTGGAATAGAAATATTTGATGGTGATAAGCAAGATACACATGCTGGAGGAAGTGGATGTGGATGTTCTGCTGTTACTCTTACGGGATATATTTTGAAAGAAATGGCAAAAGGAACCTTTAATAGAGTTCTATTTATTCCTACTGGAGCGTTATTAAGTCAAAGTAGTAGTTTTCAAGGTGAGAGCATACCTGGTATAGCTCATGCTGTTGCTATAGAAAATAGCCAAGAATAA
- the sigF gene encoding RNA polymerase sporulation sigma factor SigF, with product MDRTLELIKKSQKGDQRAREQIVEENIGLIWSIVKRFSNRGYDLDDLFQIGSIGLLKAIDKFDLTYEVKFSTYAVPMIMGEIKRFMRDDGMIKVSRSLKEIANRVRINKDILNKKLGREPTIEEISSEIGTSVEEIVMALESNSEVESLYKTIHQGDGHPIFLIDKLEKNADENTMMIDKIALRQVIKQLSPKEMELIVLRYYKDKTQTEIAEKIGISQVQVSRLEKKILGQIREKLS from the coding sequence ATGGATAGAACACTAGAACTAATAAAAAAATCCCAAAAAGGAGATCAAAGAGCTAGAGAGCAAATTGTAGAAGAGAATATAGGCTTAATATGGAGTATTGTCAAGCGATTTTCTAATAGAGGATATGACCTAGATGATTTATTCCAAATCGGAAGTATTGGTTTGCTAAAAGCTATAGATAAATTTGATCTGACCTATGAAGTAAAATTTTCAACATATGCTGTTCCTATGATTATGGGTGAAATCAAAAGATTTATGAGGGATGATGGAATGATCAAGGTCAGCAGATCACTTAAAGAGATAGCTAACAGAGTTCGTATCAATAAAGATATTTTAAACAAAAAATTAGGGAGAGAGCCAACAATAGAAGAAATATCTAGTGAAATCGGTACATCAGTGGAAGAAATAGTAATGGCATTGGAATCTAATTCAGAGGTAGAATCTCTCTATAAAACAATTCATCAAGGAGATGGACATCCTATTTTTTTAATAGATAAACTAGAAAAGAATGCAGATGAAAATACAATGATGATAGATAAAATAGCTCTTAGACAGGTAATAAAACAATTATCTCCAAAAGAAATGGAGTTAATAGTTCTTAGATATTATAAAGATAAGACCCAAACTGAAATAGCTGAAAAGATTGGAATATCACAGGTTCAAGTATCAAGATTAGAGAAAAAGATATTAGGTCAAATCAGAGAAAAGCTATCATAA
- a CDS encoding tetratricopeptide repeat protein — protein sequence MSKLCPKCGSDLNDDYICTNCGSKIDVYNKIKLTSRLLYNQGLQVAKLRDLSGAISLLKRSLKLDKNNIDAHNLLGLVYFEIGEVVPALQQWVISKNIQEEDNIADYYIEKIHHNQHKLDMINTAIKKYNQSLRYIEQKSEDLAIIQLKKVISLNPNFVKAYCLLALCYIHEDNLAKAKINLLKVLTIDKSNYVALKYYEEIISQDTEDKKEDIYSVDKKEDPFSVKKTTKKESRLNPAMLQFGYVVFGVVIGLLVAVFLIVPGRVKSKTNEADNLKKEILSQQNEYDTLLTSLTNEKDELKIDLDEKNGLLVEFEGKATNYDALGNLISAVALYLENEDESAANKLYLVKPENLVSSTSIDLYNKIRKDTYPQIAKKAFDQGSKLYSRWKNNNKDEYLVNAITSFQTATKFVSNDASYADDMLYYEARCQQLLGHDKEALALFNKLLDNYPNSSFKTWSKQQVDKLE from the coding sequence ATGAGTAAATTATGTCCAAAATGTGGTAGTGATTTAAATGATGATTATATATGCACCAATTGCGGTTCAAAAATCGACGTTTACAACAAGATCAAACTAACTTCTAGACTACTTTATAATCAAGGATTACAAGTAGCTAAACTTAGAGATCTTAGTGGAGCCATAAGTTTATTGAAACGAAGCCTAAAACTAGATAAAAACAATATAGATGCACACAATCTATTAGGGTTGGTATACTTCGAAATCGGTGAAGTCGTACCTGCACTTCAACAGTGGGTCATAAGTAAAAATATTCAAGAAGAAGATAATATAGCAGATTATTATATTGAGAAAATCCATCATAACCAGCATAAATTGGATATGATTAATACTGCAATAAAAAAATATAATCAATCATTAAGATATATTGAACAAAAAAGTGAAGATCTAGCAATTATACAACTTAAGAAAGTAATCAGTCTGAATCCTAATTTTGTCAAAGCATACTGTTTATTAGCACTTTGTTACATACATGAAGATAACTTAGCAAAGGCGAAAATAAATTTATTAAAGGTTCTAACTATAGATAAAAGCAATTATGTAGCTCTAAAATACTATGAAGAGATTATATCTCAAGATACAGAAGATAAAAAAGAAGATATATATTCTGTTGATAAAAAAGAAGATCCGTTTTCAGTAAAAAAAACAACTAAGAAAGAAAGTAGATTGAATCCGGCAATGTTACAATTCGGTTATGTTGTTTTTGGTGTAGTAATTGGTTTATTGGTTGCAGTATTCTTAATTGTTCCTGGTAGAGTTAAAAGTAAAACAAATGAGGCGGATAATCTTAAAAAAGAAATATTAAGCCAACAAAACGAATATGATACATTGTTGACTTCTTTGACTAATGAAAAAGATGAATTAAAAATAGATTTAGATGAGAAAAATGGTTTATTGGTAGAATTTGAAGGTAAAGCTACTAATTATGACGCTTTGGGAAATCTTATAAGTGCGGTTGCACTATATTTAGAAAATGAAGACGAATCGGCAGCTAATAAATTATATTTGGTTAAGCCAGAGAATCTGGTGTCTTCAACTTCTATTGATTTGTATAATAAGATACGAAAAGATACCTATCCCCAAATTGCTAAAAAAGCATTTGATCAAGGGTCCAAATTATATAGTAGATGGAAAAACAACAATAAAGACGAGTATCTTGTGAATGCAATAACTAGTTTCCAAACAGCGACAAAATTTGTAAGTAATGATGCATCATATGCAGATGACATGTTATATTATGAAGCTAGATGTCAACAACTGTTAGGTCATGATAAAGAAGCACTTGCACTTTTTAATAAACTACTTGATAATTATCCAAATTCGAGTTTCAAAACTTGGTCTAAACAACAAGTTGATAAACTGGAATGA
- the spoVAE gene encoding stage V sporulation protein AE gives MDYIKVFVTGGVICVIAQILMDKTKLMPARVLVIYVSLGTFLTGLGIYEHVVEFGGAGATVPLIGFGYSLGKGVIEEVKTSGFLGVFTGGMTATAGGITAALLFGYLAAVLFKPKDTK, from the coding sequence ATTGATTATATAAAAGTTTTTGTTACTGGTGGAGTAATATGTGTTATAGCTCAGATTTTGATGGATAAGACTAAACTGATGCCTGCAAGAGTATTAGTGATATATGTTTCATTAGGGACATTTCTGACTGGGTTAGGTATATATGAACATGTTGTGGAATTCGGTGGTGCTGGTGCTACAGTTCCTTTAATCGGATTTGGTTATTCATTGGGTAAAGGAGTAATAGAAGAAGTAAAGACATCAGGTTTCCTTGGAGTCTTTACAGGAGGAATGACTGCAACAGCTGGGGGAATTACTGCAGCTCTATTATTTGGTTATTTAGCAGCTGTATTATTTAAACCTAAAGACACAAAATAG
- a CDS encoding stage V sporulation protein AA yields the protein MDNIYIKASKKVNIIGKKNIIINDIADIEGKKEIVNKIKHINIFTIDNDKKKNYLLSIITIIAEIQKYYENILIQNVGEEDIIISYSPKEKQHKYKNFIRIVKVIFVCITLFTGGGIAIMTFHTDAAVPDVFVRLYSLFLGEENINPLIIEIPYSIGLATGIIVFFNHFSSKKLTDDPTPIEVEMRLYERDVEDCIIENLTDEGNKEK from the coding sequence ATGGATAATATATATATAAAAGCAAGTAAGAAGGTAAATATAATAGGGAAAAAAAATATAATTATTAATGATATTGCTGATATAGAAGGGAAAAAAGAAATTGTAAATAAAATTAAACATATTAATATCTTTACTATAGATAATGATAAGAAAAAAAATTACTTATTGTCTATTATCACAATAATAGCAGAGATACAGAAATATTATGAAAACATACTTATACAAAATGTTGGAGAAGAAGATATCATTATTTCTTATTCACCTAAAGAGAAACAGCATAAATATAAAAATTTCATTAGGATTGTTAAAGTTATATTTGTTTGTATAACTTTATTTACTGGTGGTGGGATTGCGATTATGACATTTCATACAGATGCAGCAGTACCAGATGTATTCGTTAGATTATATAGTTTGTTTTTAGGTGAAGAGAATATTAACCCTTTGATCATTGAGATACCTTATTCTATTGGTTTAGCGACAGGTATAATTGTTTTCTTCAATCATTTTTCTTCAAAGAAATTAACTGATGATCCTACTCCTATAGAAGTGGAGATGAGACTGTATGAAAGAGATGTAGAAGATTGTATTATTGAGAATCTAACTGATGAAGGGAATAAAGAAAAGTGA